A stretch of Nyctibius grandis isolate bNycGra1 chromosome 24, bNycGra1.pri, whole genome shotgun sequence DNA encodes these proteins:
- the LAPTM5 gene encoding lysosomal-associated transmembrane protein 5 codes for MTAQMTTEPPKCCFFNIKTATVALGIFHMVMSVLLLIEYSLEVASGKGFCKDLDKDYYKTADVITSFLLIIMLFFISFNLLLGVVKKRERLLIPFLALQVMDFLLSLLTMFSSYIQVPAIISVSSLGHTGHSKIPFLALQLLDFCLSILTLCSSYMEVPTYLSLKSSDSGGFLPTLEKLPAEEYAKVMVTFTIAFIAVLFLKAYMFKCVLSCFKYIKASKRQEVKVDPQAVEKAVLPSYEEALELPSKETPPAYVAI; via the exons ATGACTGCCCAAATGACCACTGAGCCCCCCAAATGTTGCTTCTTCAACATCAAGACAGCAACAGTCGCTCTAGGGATCTTCCACATG GTTATGAGCGTTTTGCTGCTGATTGAGTACTCCCTGGAGGTGGCGAGCGGGAAAGGCTTTTGCAAAGACTTGGACAAGGATTACTACAAAACTG CTGATGTCATCACCAGTTTCCTGTTGATCATCATGCTGTTCTTCATCAGCTTCAACCTCCTCCTTGGTGTGGTGAAG aagaGGGAACGTCTTCTGATCCCTTTCCTTGCTCTGCAAGTCATGGACtttctcctcagcctcctgACAATGTTCAGTTCCTACATACAAGTCCCAGCGATCATTTCTGTGTCCTCCCTTGGCCACACG GGACACTCAAAGATCCCtttcctggctctgcagctgctggacTTCTGCCTGAGTATTCTCACTCTCTGCAGCTCTTACATGGAGGTCCCCACCTATCTCAGCCTCAAGTCTTCAGACAGTGGG ggctttttgccAACCCTGGAGAAGTTACCAGCCGAGGAATATGCCAAAGTGATGGTCACCTTCACCATTGCATTCATTGCTGTCCTCTTCCTGAAG gCCTATATGTTCAAATGTGTCCTGAGCTGCTTTAAGTATATTAAAGCCAGCAAGAGACAGGAGGTGAAAGTGGACCCACAAGCAGTTGAAAAG